In Falco cherrug isolate bFalChe1 chromosome 2, bFalChe1.pri, whole genome shotgun sequence, the following are encoded in one genomic region:
- the CRYAA gene encoding alpha-crystallin A chain, which yields MDITIQHPWFKRALGPLIPSRLFDQFFGEGLLEYDLLPLFSSTISPYYRQSLFRSVLESGISEVRSDRDKFTIMLDVKHFSPEDLSVKIIDDFVEIHGKHSERQDDHGYISREFHRRYRLPANVDQAAITCSLSNDGMLTFSGPKVPSNMDAGHSERPIPVSREEKPTSAPSS from the exons atgGACATTACCATCCAGCACCCCTGGTTCAAGCGTGCTCTGGGACCCCTCATTCCAAGCCGTTTGTTTGACCAGTTTTTTGGAGAGGGTCTCCTTGAGTATGATCTCCTGCCTTTGTTCTCTTCCACTATCAGCCCCTACTACAGGCAGTCCCTCTTCCGCAGCGTGCTGGAGTCGGGCATTTCAGAG GTGAGGTCTGACCGGGACAAGTTTACAATCATGCTGGATGTAAAACACTTCTCTCCCGAAGACCTGAGTGTGAAGATTATCGATGACTTTGTGGAAATCCATGGCAAGCACAGTGAAAGACAG GACGACCACGGCTACATCTCCCGTGAATTTCACCGCCGGTACCGTCTGCCTGCCAATGTGGACCAGGCTGCCATCACCTGCTCCCTATCCAATGACGGCATGCTGACCTTCTCAGGCCCCAAGGTCCCCTCCAACATGGACGCCGGCCACAGCGAGCGGCCCATCCCTGTGTCCCGGGAGGAGAAGCCCACCTCTGCGCCTTCCTCCTAA